The Dehalococcoidia bacterium region TACGACCCTTCGACATAGCTCAGGGCAGGCCCTTAAACCGCCCGCGGCCGCTGCGAGTGGAGGCCGACGAGCGCGGTGGCCCTACCGCCGTCTGGCTCTCGGGTCGCCGCTACGCCGTGGAGGCGGTGCTGGAAACCTGGCGCATCGACGATGAGTGGTGGCGCGAGCGGCCTGTGAGCCGGGTGTACTACCGGCTGTTGCTGGAGGATGGGCGGACGGTGACGTTGTACCGAGACCTCCTGCGAGGCCGATGGTCGAAGCAAGCATACTAGCATGGTCTCCTACGCCGAACTCCACTGCCACTCCAACTTCTCCTTCCTTGAGGGCGCCTCACACATCGAGGATCTGGTGCTGCGGGCGCGGGAGCTGGGGTACGAGGCCCTCGCCCTCACTGACCACGACGGCCTCCACGGGGCGATGGAGTTCGCCCAGTGCGCCCGCGCCTGGGGGCTCAAGCCCATCACCGGTGCCGAAGTCACCCTGGCCAACGGTCACCACCTGACCGTCCTCTGTGAGACCCAGCGCGGCTACGCCAACCTCTGCCGCCTCCTCAGCCACGCCCACCTCGACCACGAAAGGGGCAAGCCCTGCGTCGAGCCGGAGGTGCTGGCGCAGCACACCGAGGGGCTCATCGCCCTCTCCGGCTGCCGCAAGGGCGAGCTGCCTTCGCTGGCCGCCCAGGGCCGCTATCGGGAAGCGGAGGAGGCGGCCCGCCGTTACCTCCAGTGGTTCGGCCCCGACAGCTTCTTCGTCGAGCTCCAGAACAACCTGGTCCACGGCGGCGCTCGCCGCAACCACGCTCTGGCCGACCTGGCGGAGCACCTGGGCGTGGGCGTCGTCGCTACCGGCAACGTCCACTACCACGTGCGGGAGCGCCACCGCCTCCAGGACGTACTGGTGGCCATCAAGCACCGCACGACCCTGGATGCCTCCCACCGGCTGCGCCGCGAGAACTCGGAATACTACCTGAAGCCGCCCGCCGAGGGGGCTGAACTCTTCCGCGACTACCCGAAGGCCGTCGCCAACACCCTGCGCGTCGCCGAGCGCTGCTACTTCGAGCTCACCCGCGACCTGGACTACCGCTTCCCCGACTGCCCGGTGCCCGACGGTGAGACGCCGGACTCCTACCTGCGCAAGCTGTGCTACCGGGAGGCGGAGGATCGCTACGGCCGCATCACGTCCAAGGTGCGCGAACGGCTGGAGGAGGAGCTCGCTCTGTTAGAGCGCCACGGCCTCGCCGGCTTCTTCCTCATCCACCGCGAGATCCTCCGGCTCGCCTACCAGGTAGCCGAGGAGGTTCGCGGGCGGCCGGCGCATGGCCCGCCGGGCCGGGGCCGGGCTCGTCCGTCGGGTCGCTCATCTGCTACCTCATCGGGCTGTCCCACATCGACCCCATCGCCAAAGACCTCTTCCTGGGCCGCTTCCTCAACGAGGAGATGGCCTCGGTGCCCGACATCGACCTGGACTTCCCCCGCGACATCCGCGAGAAGCTGATCCTTCGCGTCTACGAGCACTTCGGTCGCGAGCACGTGGGGCTGGTGGCCACCTTCCCCAACTATCGCATCCGCGGCGCCGTGCGGGAGGTGGGCAAGGCGCTGGGGCTGCCGCCCGCCGAGCTGGACCGGCTGGCCAAGGTCAGCCAGGGTGGCTCCGCGAAGACGATCCGCGAGGAGATGCACCGTCTGGCGCACTATCGAGATAAGGTGGGTGCCCCCCTCTGGCGTCACCTGGCCGACCTGGTCGAACAGATCGCCGGCTTCCCCCGCCACGTCAGTCAGCACGTCGGCGGCATGGTGATCTCGTCGAAGCCCCTATGCGAGCTCGTTCCCCTGGAGCAGTCGGCCATGCCGGGCCGCGTCCTCATCCAGTGGGACAAGGACTCCGTGGACGACGCCCGCATGATCAAGATCGACTTCCTCGCCCTCGGCATGCTCTCAGCGGTGGACGAGACGCTGGACCTTATCGAGGAGCACCACGGCAAGCGCATCGACCTCTCGCGGATCGACTTCCAGGACGAGCGGGTGTACGACGCCATCTGCCAGGCGGACACGATGGGCGTCTTCCAGATCGAGTCGCGGGCGCAGATGCAGACGTTACCGCGGGTGAAGCCACGGTCGCTTGAGGACCTGACGGTAGAGGTGGCGATCATCCGCCCGGGGCCGATCGTGGGCGGCGCCGTCAACCCTTATATCAAGCGCCGCATGGGCCAGGAGCCCGTCACGTACGACCACCCGTCGCTGGAGCCGGTGCTGAAGGAGACGCTGGGAGTCATCCTGTACCAGGAACAGGTGCTCCAGGCGGCGATGGCGGTCGCCGGGTTCAGCGCCGGCCAGGCCGAGAGCCTGCGCCGGGCCATGAGCCGCAAGCGGTCGCGGGAAGCCATCGACAAGCTCAAGCAGCAGTTCATCGAGGGCTGCCTCCGCAACGGTGTCTCAAAGAAGACGGCTGAGTCGGTGTTCGCTAGGATCGCCGGCTTCGCCGAGTTCGGCTTCCCCAAGGCCCACGCCGCCGCTTTTGGCCTGCTCGCCTACCAGACGGCCTGGCTGCGCACCTACTACCCGGCGGAGTCATTCTGTGCCCTGTTCAACGCCCAGCCTATGGGCTTCTACGGCCCCCACGTGCTGGTCAACGACGGCAAGCGCCACAGCGTGGACGTCCTGCCGCCGGACATCAGCCGCAGCGCGGCGAACTGCACGATCGGGGGCGAGGCGGTGCGGATCGGCCTGCGCTACGTGAAGGGCCTGAGCGAGACCACGGCGCGGGAGGTGGAGGAGGAACGAGACCGCGACGGCGA contains the following coding sequences:
- a CDS encoding PHP domain-containing protein, with translation MVSYAELHCHSNFSFLEGASHIEDLVLRARELGYEALALTDHDGLHGAMEFAQCARAWGLKPITGAEVTLANGHHLTVLCETQRGYANLCRLLSHAHLDHERGKPCVEPEVLAQHTEGLIALSGCRKGELPSLAAQGRYREAEEAARRYLQWFGPDSFFVELQNNLVHGGARRNHALADLAEHLGVGVVATGNVHYHVRERHRLQDVLVAIKHRTTLDASHRLRRENSEYYLKPPAEGAELFRDYPKAVANTLRVAERCYFELTRDLDYRFPDCPVPDGETPDSYLRKLCYREAEDRYGRITSKVRERLEEELALLERHGLAGFFLIHREILRLAYQVAEEVRGRPAHGPPGRGRARPSGRSSATSSGCPTSTPSPKTSSWAASSTRRWPRCPTSTWTSPATSARS
- the dnaE gene encoding DNA polymerase III subunit alpha; this encodes MSHIDPIAKDLFLGRFLNEEMASVPDIDLDFPRDIREKLILRVYEHFGREHVGLVATFPNYRIRGAVREVGKALGLPPAELDRLAKVSQGGSAKTIREEMHRLAHYRDKVGAPLWRHLADLVEQIAGFPRHVSQHVGGMVISSKPLCELVPLEQSAMPGRVLIQWDKDSVDDARMIKIDFLALGMLSAVDETLDLIEEHHGKRIDLSRIDFQDERVYDAICQADTMGVFQIESRAQMQTLPRVKPRSLEDLTVEVAIIRPGPIVGGAVNPYIKRRMGQEPVTYDHPSLEPVLKETLGVILYQEQVLQAAMAVAGFSAGQAESLRRAMSRKRSREAIDKLKQQFIEGCLRNGVSKKTAESVFARIAGFAEFGFPKAHAAAFGLLAYQTAWLRTYYPAESFCALFNAQPMGFYGPHVLVNDGKRHSVDVLPPDISRSAANCTIGGEAVRIGLRYVKGLSETTAREVEEERDRDGEFRSLFDFLERTRLKREAVENLIACGAFDSFGLERRELLWQLGLLYRSDGRNGHERQLTLPLPTGQDMVELKPMTDWDRMAADYAVLGMSPKHHPMSFLRPQLHEGVVPSRMLDSLPDGTPVEVAGLVVCRQRPGTAKGFVFLVLEDEFGLVNVIVKPDLYERERTLVRAQPFVIVRGELQRRDGTVNVIAERFGPLRADVVLAPEAHNFG